The following coding sequences lie in one Candidatus Phytoplasma solani genomic window:
- a CDS encoding MetQ/NlpA family ABC transporter substrate-binding protein, with amino-acid sequence MNCFCKKKIIKIASPIQSVINTLNKAKELYASQGIDLQVIKTNFTEESGELLINGTVDGLIYANVHVLKNFNKCLKSQNKETLAYVQPFYHSKYGLYCNKKNSKKLWNLDEVKKHKNLKVLLAVAFSYIEPCDTSRSLLLLKNLNLIQIQDSIIKTKKLSLNFSDIKNPYRLEFLKTSQIPHQFEQNPDQFDLMANWPAFMKYNDDFIRIGSNIDNDKEPTDELVESYAIALACRKNNENSEEIQITKQILKNPAIKEFHVNQNNNNNEEKDYVMIENPDALKQRIIKNWLM; translated from the coding sequence ATGAATTGTTTTTGTAAAAAAAAAATAATTAAAATAGCTAGCCCTATTCAAAGTGTTATAAATACTTTAAATAAAGCAAAGGAATTATATGCTTCGCAGGGCATAGATCTTCAAGTTATTAAAACTAATTTCACTGAAGAAAGTGGCGAACTACTTATAAACGGAACGGTTGATGGTCTTATTTATGCTAATGTGCATGTTTTAAAAAATTTTAATAAATGTTTAAAATCGCAGAACAAAGAAACTTTAGCTTACGTACAACCTTTTTACCATTCTAAATACGGTTTATATTGTAATAAAAAAAATTCAAAAAAACTTTGGAATTTAGACGAAGTCAAAAAACATAAAAATTTAAAAGTGTTGTTGGCTGTGGCTTTTTCTTATATAGAACCTTGTGATACTTCGCGTTCACTTTTATTGTTAAAAAATTTAAATCTTATTCAAATTCAAGATTCTATTATTAAGACAAAAAAATTAAGTTTGAATTTTTCTGATATTAAAAACCCTTATAGATTAGAATTTTTGAAAACTTCTCAAATTCCTCATCAATTTGAACAAAATCCTGATCAATTTGATTTAATGGCTAATTGGCCCGCTTTTATGAAATATAATGATGATTTTATAAGAATAGGCTCTAATATCGACAATGATAAAGAACCTACAGATGAATTAGTAGAATCTTATGCAATAGCTTTAGCTTGTAGAAAAAATAACGAAAACAGTGAAGAAATTCAAATAACAAAACAGATTTTGAAAAACCCAGCAATTAAAGAATTTCACGTAAATCAAAACAATAATAATAACGAAGAAAAAGATTATGTTATGATTGAAAATCCTGATGCTTTAAAACAAAGAATTATTAAAAATTGGTTAATGTAA
- a CDS encoding ABC transporter, whose protein sequence is MNSRIEKRKKIIKIATPFSSTFKTLQKAKNLIQEDFELEVFSEQQLRDKFQTSCNDALVQGIVDVTISNNFHTMTAYNEFINCQNQKKLEFIVPFFHPKYGLYINNKNELNLKTLEDVKKHMGLRVLFAPFNDIFTAPCDFSRSLLLLKKLNLIQIDDEVIKQKGYDLNLDHIKNIYDFVFIKTNNIIRVAELFSDYKKYDLAINCPGLMKNNPNFKRIGSIGVGEKEEHEPSDIAFTSYAIILTSRKDNKNDVKTNVVKEFLQKEEVKEIQFKEGGQIDKDYIMINNPEQLKEDILKCNFKKDFFCAY, encoded by the coding sequence ATGAATTCACGTATCGAGAAAAGAAAAAAAATAATTAAAATAGCTACTCCTTTTTCATCTACTTTTAAAACTCTACAAAAAGCTAAAAATTTAATTCAAGAAGACTTTGAATTAGAAGTTTTTTCAGAACAACAATTAAGAGATAAATTTCAAACATCTTGTAATGATGCTTTGGTTCAAGGTATCGTAGATGTTACTATTTCTAATAATTTTCATACTATGACAGCTTATAATGAATTTATAAATTGCCAAAATCAAAAAAAATTAGAATTTATTGTTCCTTTTTTTCATCCTAAGTATGGTTTATATATTAATAATAAAAATGAATTAAATTTAAAAACTTTAGAAGATGTTAAAAAACATATGGGTTTAAGAGTTTTATTTGCGCCTTTTAATGACATTTTTACTGCGCCTTGTGACTTTTCTCGTTCTCTTTTGTTATTAAAAAAATTAAATTTAATTCAAATAGATGACGAAGTTATTAAACAAAAAGGTTATGATCTAAATTTAGATCATATTAAAAATATTTATGATTTTGTTTTTATTAAAACAAATAATATTATTAGAGTAGCAGAATTGTTTAGCGATTATAAAAAATATGATTTAGCTATTAATTGTCCAGGTTTAATGAAAAATAATCCTAATTTTAAAAGAATTGGTTCTATTGGGGTAGGCGAAAAAGAAGAACATGAACCTTCAGATATCGCTTTTACTTCTTACGCAATTATATTAACTTCTAGAAAAGATAACAAAAATGATGTTAAAACTAATGTTGTAAAAGAATTTTTACAAAAAGAAGAAGTTAAAGAAATTCAATTCAAAGAAGGTGGTCAAATAGATAAAGATTATATTATGATTAATAATCCAGAACAATTGAAAGAAGATATTTTAAAATGCAATTTCAAAAAAGATTTTTTTTGTGCATATTGA